CTGAGATTCCAAAACACACAACCATCCAAATTGATAAAATACCCATTTCAGGCAAAACGTCGGAGAAGGAAAGACCGTTGTTGAAAATGCCGCGGAGGGATCTGACTAAATGAGTGAGAGGCAGGAATTCAACCAGCGGCTTGAGAAATTTCGGCATCCCGTCAACGGAAAAATAGACGCCGCTTAAAAAAACCATGGGTAGAAAAAGCGTGTTGGCGATTCCAGAGGCGGTTTCGGTTGTGTTGGCGATGCTTGCTACGAGAAATCCAAGCGCGATAAAAGCCAGCATCCCGATTGTCAGGACTAAGAAAAAATCAACAAGGTTGCCAATTATCTGGACATTAAACACGGTTGTGCCCAATATAATGAGAAGAGAAGCTTGCACCAGAACGATGAAGTAGCGATTTATAATTTGTCCGCCGATAAAAATCGGTTTTGGCAGCGGCGTGACGGAAAGACGCCGCAGCTTGCCCTTTTCGCGATA
The candidate division KSB1 bacterium genome window above contains:
- a CDS encoding ABC transporter permease; translated protein: KLINVEPPIRITQRAIQPIRTAQSYVDFLLPGLIGMSVVSTSLFSIGMVVVAYREKGKLRRLSVTPLPKPIFIGGQIINRYFIVLVQASLLIILGTTVFNVQIIGNLVDFFLVLTIGMLAFIALGFLVASIANTTETASGIANTLFLPMVFLSGVYFSVDGMPKFLKPLVEFLPLTHLVRSLRGIFNNGLSFSDVLPEMGILSIWMVVCFGISVKLFKWE